TTCCGTAATCCATCCAACTTCAAAGCCATCTCCTGTGCCAGACTAATTCTTCCTCCCTCAATAAGAGCTTCCTTCAAATTACTGAAAAGCTGACCAGGTGGCCTGATCCCTTTGTCCAACATCTCCTGGAAATATACACAAGCTTCTTCCAGCCTGTTCTCAAAGCATAATCCGTTGATCAATGCGGAAAACATGTGCATACATGGCAGAACACCCTTCTCCTTCATTTGGTTCCACACCTTCAAGGCCACATCAACCCTTTCATTACTGCAGAACATACTAACCATCATTGTATATGTGTTGAGCTGAGGTTCACAACCATCCCTGCCCATTCCCTGGAACACATTATAAGCCTCTTCTATCTTCTGAGACTTTATAAGATGGTGAAGAATAATATCATAAGTCCGGGAATTCGGACCAATTCCACTCTTTCTCATCTCATCAACCATCTTGAAGGCATGCTGGAATTTTGAGGCTCTGCAGTAAGCCCCAACAACTGCATTACATGTAGGTACCTCCATGGGAAACCCACTGGCCTTAGAAAGCTCAAAATACTTCAAAGCCTCATCCAGCCTCTCCTCTGAGCCAAGCCCATTGATAAGCATGCAATACACGTGAGGGCTTGGCATGCAACCAGTGGCTTCCATCTCACAAaacaccttgatggcctcatcacattTGCCAGACTTGCAAAAGGAACTAATGAGCATCCCATATGCCACAACATCAGGCTTCAGGCCTGCATCAAGCATTTCTTGGTACACCGACTTAAGCATCAGCAAGTCCTTCTCATGGCCCCAGCCTTCCATGAGGACGGTGTAGGTCTTCAAATCGGGAACAAACTTTCCGTtcctcttcatctccttgaagatgGCTTGCGCCTTCTTGACTTGCTTGGATTTGCTCAGCACGTCGAT
Above is a window of Triticum dicoccoides isolate Atlit2015 ecotype Zavitan chromosome 5B, WEW_v2.0, whole genome shotgun sequence DNA encoding:
- the LOC119311141 gene encoding pentatricopeptide repeat-containing protein At1g71060, mitochondrial-like, producing the protein MRCLHRAGAAAHLLRSARSGPAKHARMALEQMPPPPAAFPCSARAHHLLGGMRGQWLCTATGSTGAPDLAMDQHFTEVPGPALDVSEAAELTGAHDLAVDQDFTVVPGPDLNVSEEAERVCCVLSTVPEPRVASALDALGASVSPQLVAEVLKNLSNAGILALAFFRWAERQQGFVYTAESFHNLIEALGKIKQFRLVWSLVEAMRCRGLLSKDTFRLIVRRYTRARKVKEAVETFEKMAGFGLKADLSDYNWLIDVLSKSKQVKKAQAIFKEMKRNGKFVPDLKTYTVLMEGWGHEKDLLMLKSVYQEMLDAGLKPDVVAYGMLISSFCKSGKCDEAIKVFCEMEATGCMPSPHVYCMLINGLGSEERLDEALKYFELSKASGFPMEVPTCNAVVGAYCRASKFQHAFKMVDEMRKSGIGPNSRTYDIILHHLIKSQKIEEAYNVFQGMGRDGCEPQLNTYTMMVSMFCSNERVDVALKVWNQMKEKGVLPCMHMFSALINGLCFENRLEEACVYFQEMLDKGIRPPGQLFSNLKEALIEGGRISLAQEMALKLDGLRKTPMRR